A region from the Paenibacillus humicola genome encodes:
- a CDS encoding SDR family NAD(P)-dependent oxidoreductase, which produces MRLKDKAAVITGSSSGIGRGCAELFAEEGAYVIVSDDGAREGLGQQVADRIVAAGGRASYFRANVLNPDELQKLIRYAEETCGRLDILMNNAYTGRVASVVEQEEADWDVVFGSSVKAAFLGSKYALPGMMKAGGGSIINTASVHGLLGGRRHSAYAAAKAAIINLSRQMALDYGKHNIRVNAICPGRIVTEGKIEFLEKYPEEVRRQKATYPLGRPGTMREAAMAALFLASDESSFVTGHALVVDGGLTAQLADGVAESVEEGLGIWNQ; this is translated from the coding sequence ATGAGATTAAAGGACAAAGCGGCCGTCATTACGGGCTCGTCTTCCGGAATCGGAAGAGGCTGCGCGGAGCTGTTCGCCGAAGAAGGCGCTTACGTGATCGTCAGCGACGACGGGGCGCGGGAAGGTCTGGGGCAGCAGGTCGCCGACCGGATCGTCGCCGCAGGGGGAAGAGCAAGCTACTTCCGGGCCAATGTGCTGAATCCGGATGAGCTGCAGAAACTGATTCGTTATGCCGAAGAAACGTGCGGACGGCTCGACATTTTGATGAATAATGCGTATACAGGCCGCGTGGCATCGGTCGTCGAGCAGGAGGAAGCGGATTGGGACGTCGTATTCGGTTCGTCGGTCAAGGCGGCTTTTCTGGGAAGCAAGTATGCGCTTCCGGGGATGATGAAGGCGGGAGGCGGCTCGATTATCAATACCGCGTCCGTGCACGGGCTGCTGGGCGGAAGAAGACATTCGGCGTATGCCGCCGCCAAAGCCGCCATCATTAATTTAAGCCGCCAGATGGCGCTGGATTATGGGAAGCACAATATTCGGGTGAACGCGATTTGCCCCGGCAGAATCGTCACGGAAGGCAAGATTGAATTTCTTGAGAAATACCCCGAGGAGGTTCGGCGGCAAAAAGCGACCTATCCGCTCGGAAGGCCGGGCACGATGCGCGAGGCGGCCATGGCGGCTCTTTTCCTTGCGTCGGACGAATCCTCCTTCGTTACCGGCCACGCTTTGGTGGTGGACGGGGGATTAACCGCCCAGCTTGCGGACGGGGTAGCCGAATCGGTCGAAGAGGGCCTCGGCATTTGGAACCAATGA
- a CDS encoding dihydroxyacetone kinase subunit DhaK produces MKKLINNPEQVVDDMLAGFLRANAAIVRRSERDPRAVVRVMKEPDTVGVVIGGGSGHKPAFIGYVGEGMADGVAVGNIFASPSPYPILAAMQDMHQGKGILLIYGNYSGDCMNFSMAAELAEMEGIDVKQIIVGDDVASAPQEEAERRRGIAGEFFVYKIAGAKAQSGASLEEVYATTMKANGWVRSMGVALSPCSLPQTGKPSFTLGDDEMEIGLGVHGEPGVRRGPLLPARDVAKELVQTILSDFDCSGGEVAVLVNGLGSTSLMELYIMYDNIADELETRNVKIARSFVGEYVTSLEMGGCSLSILKLDDELKELLNKPARTGCLTL; encoded by the coding sequence TTGAAGAAGCTGATCAACAATCCGGAACAAGTTGTTGACGACATGCTCGCCGGCTTCCTGCGCGCAAACGCGGCGATCGTTCGCCGCAGCGAGCGCGACCCGCGCGCCGTCGTCCGCGTGATGAAGGAACCGGATACCGTCGGCGTCGTCATCGGCGGCGGCTCCGGCCATAAACCCGCCTTCATCGGCTATGTGGGCGAAGGCATGGCGGACGGCGTGGCGGTCGGCAACATTTTCGCCTCCCCTTCCCCTTACCCGATCCTGGCCGCAATGCAGGACATGCATCAAGGGAAAGGCATTCTGCTGATTTACGGCAACTACTCCGGCGACTGCATGAATTTTTCGATGGCGGCCGAGCTGGCCGAGATGGAGGGCATCGACGTAAAGCAAATCATCGTCGGCGACGACGTCGCTTCCGCTCCGCAGGAAGAAGCCGAGCGGCGCAGAGGCATTGCCGGCGAATTTTTCGTCTACAAAATCGCAGGGGCGAAAGCCCAGTCCGGCGCCTCGCTTGAGGAAGTCTACGCGACGACCATGAAAGCAAACGGCTGGGTGCGTTCGATGGGCGTGGCGCTGTCGCCCTGTTCACTGCCGCAAACGGGTAAGCCGAGCTTCACCCTCGGCGACGATGAAATGGAAATCGGTCTCGGCGTGCACGGCGAGCCGGGCGTGCGCAGAGGCCCGCTGCTTCCCGCCAGAGACGTGGCCAAAGAGCTCGTCCAAACGATTCTAAGCGATTTCGACTGCAGCGGCGGCGAAGTGGCCGTGCTTGTCAACGGCCTGGGCTCCACCTCGCTTATGGAGCTGTATATTATGTATGACAACATTGCCGACGAGCTGGAAACGCGCAACGTTAAGATTGCCCGTTCCTTTGTCGGGGAATACGTCACCTCGCTGGAAATGGGCGGCTGCTCCCTCTCGATCCTGAAGCTGGACGACGAGCTGAAGGAGCTGCTGAACAAGCCGGCGCGGACGGGCTGCCTTACGCTTTAG
- the rpiB gene encoding ribose 5-phosphate isomerase B → MKIAIGCDEAAYTLKEIVKEHLVALGHEPADYGCYSTDPVDYPDVAFKVAKEIQGGKFERGILLCGTGIGVCITANKVRGVRAALCHDCYSAERSRKSNDAQIITMGARVIGPELAKSIVSVWLESEFQGGKSAGKISRIQYYEQKEFEEESELEEADQQSGTSC, encoded by the coding sequence ATGAAAATTGCCATCGGCTGCGATGAAGCCGCCTACACATTGAAGGAAATCGTCAAAGAGCATCTGGTCGCGCTCGGGCACGAGCCCGCCGACTACGGGTGCTACAGCACCGATCCGGTCGATTATCCGGACGTTGCGTTCAAGGTCGCGAAGGAGATCCAGGGCGGAAAATTCGAGCGGGGCATCCTGCTGTGCGGAACGGGCATCGGCGTCTGCATCACCGCCAACAAAGTAAGAGGCGTCCGGGCGGCGCTGTGCCACGATTGTTATTCCGCGGAACGGTCGCGCAAGAGCAACGACGCGCAAATTATAACGATGGGCGCGCGCGTCATCGGGCCGGAGCTGGCCAAGAGCATCGTCTCCGTCTGGCTGGAAAGCGAGTTCCAGGGCGGCAAATCCGCCGGCAAAATAAGCCGGATTCAATACTACGAGCAGAAGGAATTCGAGGAGGAGAGCGAACTTGAAGAAGCTGATCAACAATCCGGAACAAGTTGTTGA
- a CDS encoding lactonase family protein encodes MKESTGTVMNENAAILAYIGTYTEGESEGIYVLRMNPASGELSYTGSAAAGENPTYLAIDPGRRYLYAANTIDGEGKVSAYEIDSRTGLPRYLNEQPSGGSKPVHLVVGGDGRYVLAANFGSGSVCVHPVREDGSLGAMTDFKQHEGSSVHPTRQQGPRVHSITLDGGGRFAAAAEYGADQVILYGLDPANGSLQFRSSVPLEAGSGPRHFAFHPRHPWAYVINELGNTITGYDYDPAEGRLVPKETVSTLPEHYRGVSHCADVQVNAEGTFLYGSNRGHDSIVVYAINQTDGRLEYRGHEPSLGKAPRSFAIDPTGNFLLAAHQDSGNIVVFRIDRKSGRLHPTGYQIEVPMPVCVKMMVLPPQHERA; translated from the coding sequence ATGAAGGAGAGCACGGGAACGGTTATGAACGAGAATGCGGCAATACTGGCGTATATCGGAACCTATACCGAAGGGGAGAGCGAAGGGATTTACGTCCTCCGGATGAATCCCGCCAGCGGCGAGCTGTCCTATACCGGCAGCGCTGCCGCCGGCGAGAACCCGACCTATCTGGCGATCGACCCCGGCAGGCGATATTTGTACGCCGCGAATACGATCGACGGCGAAGGTAAGGTAAGCGCTTACGAGATTGATTCCCGCACGGGGCTGCCGCGCTATTTGAACGAGCAGCCTTCGGGCGGCTCCAAGCCGGTCCATCTCGTCGTGGGCGGCGACGGCCGATACGTGCTGGCGGCGAATTTCGGGAGCGGCAGCGTATGCGTCCATCCCGTGCGGGAAGACGGGAGCCTCGGGGCGATGACGGATTTCAAACAGCACGAGGGCTCCAGCGTTCATCCGACCCGACAGCAGGGACCGCGCGTCCATTCCATTACGCTGGACGGCGGCGGCCGCTTCGCGGCGGCCGCCGAGTACGGTGCCGATCAAGTGATCCTTTACGGTCTGGACCCGGCAAACGGAAGCTTACAATTCCGTTCGTCGGTGCCGCTGGAAGCCGGGTCCGGCCCGCGTCATTTCGCTTTTCACCCTCGTCATCCTTGGGCCTATGTGATCAATGAACTGGGCAATACGATTACCGGCTATGATTATGATCCGGCTGAAGGCCGTCTCGTGCCGAAAGAAACCGTATCGACGCTGCCTGAACATTATCGCGGCGTCAGCCATTGCGCGGATGTGCAGGTAAACGCCGAGGGGACGTTCTTGTACGGCTCGAATCGCGGGCATGACAGTATCGTTGTTTATGCAATCAACCAGACCGACGGCAGGCTTGAATACAGGGGGCATGAGCCGTCGCTCGGAAAAGCGCCGAGAAGCTTCGCGATCGATCCCACGGGAAACTTTTTGCTCGCGGCTCATCAGGACAGCGGCAATATCGTCGTATTTCGCATCGACCGCAAGAGCGGCAGACTGCATCCGACAGGGTATCAAATCGAGGTGCCGATGCCGGTTTGCGTCAAAATGATGGTGCTGCCGCCGCAGCATGAACGGGCCTAA
- a CDS encoding extracellular solute-binding protein, protein MKKGFKSFGFGILSASLLLAAGCSSGKTPAGSEPSAASAPEKSSKPTEINILTTTYNSVPSNDLDSLKQINAKFNVKINVTYVPANNYTDKLNVMLAAGDLPDVTLVWDATTQTFANATKQGAFWDLTPYIKDYPNLAAYPPEIYSNVAVKGKTMGIPRVRPIVGHQSLLIRQDWLDKLGLKAPTTMDEFYHVMEAFTKDDPDGNGKDDTYGFVGQGTPALSTYDFSMFGNGLQTYVDEKGQLMPSFFNPKMKDALSFWNKVDKAGIMVPDLPLLQTSQTRDFMTQGKAGMGFSNVYDGHLYTDDLSKVNPKGVIKPYLFPAAPDGNVYMEAAPGSFGIFMINKKVSEAKLKKILEVYNYTASREVYNLVAYGIKGVDYTENDAGDITQTEVGKKKGYAFDTSAQWVSSYYDKYVKADLPGMTPETKAYNHKLVDQIATLAKPNPGLGLVTPTALEKSADWNKKINDMETNVIIGKNTLDDWDKFVQSFKDDPSFQKHLKELNELYQEKLKNQ, encoded by the coding sequence ATGAAAAAAGGGTTCAAAAGCTTCGGATTCGGCATCCTATCCGCTTCGTTACTGCTGGCGGCAGGCTGCAGCTCCGGGAAAACCCCGGCCGGATCCGAACCGTCCGCAGCTTCGGCGCCGGAGAAATCGTCCAAACCGACGGAAATCAACATTTTGACGACGACGTATAACTCGGTGCCGAGCAACGATCTCGACAGCCTGAAACAAATCAACGCCAAATTTAACGTCAAAATCAACGTCACCTACGTCCCGGCCAACAATTATACGGACAAATTGAACGTGATGCTGGCCGCCGGCGATCTTCCCGACGTCACGCTCGTCTGGGACGCCACGACGCAGACGTTCGCGAACGCAACGAAGCAGGGCGCTTTTTGGGATTTGACGCCTTACATTAAAGACTATCCGAACTTGGCCGCTTATCCGCCTGAAATTTACAGCAATGTAGCCGTAAAAGGAAAGACGATGGGCATTCCCCGCGTCCGGCCGATCGTCGGCCATCAATCGCTGCTGATTCGCCAGGACTGGCTGGACAAATTGGGGCTGAAGGCGCCGACGACGATGGACGAATTTTATCACGTAATGGAAGCGTTCACTAAGGACGATCCGGACGGCAACGGCAAGGACGATACGTACGGGTTTGTCGGCCAAGGTACGCCGGCGCTGTCCACCTACGATTTTTCGATGTTCGGCAACGGTCTGCAAACCTATGTCGACGAGAAAGGCCAGCTGATGCCGAGCTTCTTCAATCCGAAAATGAAGGACGCGCTGAGCTTCTGGAACAAGGTGGACAAAGCGGGCATCATGGTGCCGGACCTGCCGCTCCTGCAGACGAGCCAAACCCGGGATTTCATGACCCAGGGCAAAGCGGGAATGGGCTTCTCCAACGTTTACGACGGCCATTTGTATACGGACGATCTCTCGAAGGTTAATCCGAAGGGCGTCATCAAGCCGTATTTGTTTCCCGCGGCACCCGACGGCAACGTCTACATGGAAGCCGCGCCGGGCTCGTTCGGCATTTTCATGATCAACAAAAAAGTAAGCGAAGCGAAATTAAAGAAAATTTTAGAAGTTTATAATTACACGGCAAGCCGCGAGGTTTATAATTTAGTAGCGTACGGCATCAAAGGCGTGGACTACACCGAGAACGATGCGGGCGATATTACGCAGACGGAAGTCGGCAAGAAGAAGGGCTATGCCTTCGATACGTCCGCTCAATGGGTTTCCAGCTATTACGACAAATACGTTAAAGCGGACCTGCCCGGGATGACCCCGGAAACGAAGGCGTATAATCACAAGCTTGTCGATCAGATCGCCACCTTAGCCAAGCCCAATCCCGGACTCGGTCTCGTCACCCCGACTGCGCTCGAAAAAAGCGCGGACTGGAACAAAAAGATCAACGACATGGAAACGAACGTCATCATCGGGAAAAACACGCTGGACGATTGGGACAAGTTCGTGCAAAGCTTCAAGGACGATCCGAGCTTCCAGAAGCACTTGAAAGAGCTGAACGAGCTGTACCAGGAGAAGCTGAAGAATCAATAA